The proteins below are encoded in one region of Acidithiobacillus ferrooxidans ATCC 23270:
- the tnpB gene encoding IS66 family insertion sequence element accessory protein TnpB (TnpB, as the term is used for proteins encoded by IS66 family insertion elements, is considered an accessory protein, since TnpC, encoded by a neighboring gene, is a DDE family transposase.): protein MWLNSSSRIWLAAAPVDMRLGFDGLAAKVQGVLAADPFCGHAFVFRNRRGDRLKLLLWDGLGFWLVYRRLDQGRLHWPRADAGALELSAAQWAMLVEGRPWTPLPSLEKCTPKLL from the coding sequence ATGTGGCTAAATTCGAGCAGCCGGATCTGGCTCGCGGCAGCGCCCGTAGATATGCGGTTAGGCTTTGATGGCCTGGCGGCCAAGGTACAGGGGGTATTGGCTGCCGATCCTTTTTGCGGTCATGCTTTTGTCTTTCGCAACCGCCGAGGGGATCGTCTGAAATTGTTACTGTGGGATGGACTGGGTTTCTGGCTGGTGTATCGCCGTCTGGATCAGGGACGACTCCATTGGCCCCGCGCCGATGCCGGTGCCCTGGAACTCTCCGCTGCGCAGTGGGCGATGCTGGTAGAGGGGCGCCCGTGGACGCCGTTACCGAGCCTGGAAAAATGCACGCCAAAACTGCTGTAA
- the tnpC gene encoding IS66 family transposase, translating into MVSTSHTLLPTSPDALRDLVLSLLQQQEEQEAERTRIIAQQQAAIALRDETIARLESTIAKLQRWRFGRRSEKLSPDQISLWEEALDTEIAAMESLLETVLEDSAAVTAGRAEGAAADAQTVTVPARPVRRHPGRMAIPAHLPRVEVRHDPKTCTCAQCGGPLETVGEEISEKLDYIPGRFQVIRHIRPKLACRPCGTLESPALPAQVIDKGLPTARLVAHVMTAKHVDHLPLYRQGTQYQRAGVPISRATLCSWLGQGEYWISILAEACKMALLEGKILHADETPLPVLNPGSGKTDKAYLWVYRSQADAPHPIVVFDYAPDRKGIHAQHFLGDWQGILQTDDYGGYDALYRKEQIIEAGCWAHVRRHFYDVEQRGPSPVAQKALAWIVKLYAIEAEIKESLPDQKVAARQQRAGPLLEAFHAWLTETQMQVAPQSGIAKAIGYALNRWKALTLYLEEGQLSIDNNPVERALRGVAIGRKNFLFVGNDAGGERAASFYSIIETCKLNGIEPFAYLCDVLEKLPTWPNKKLHELLPWNWKKSALA; encoded by the coding sequence ATGGTTTCAACCTCACACACACTGCTTCCCACCAGCCCGGACGCCCTGCGCGATCTGGTGCTGAGCCTGCTGCAACAGCAGGAGGAACAGGAAGCGGAACGCACCCGGATCATCGCCCAACAGCAAGCGGCCATTGCCCTGCGCGATGAAACCATCGCCCGCCTGGAAAGCACCATCGCCAAACTGCAGCGCTGGCGATTCGGACGCCGTTCGGAAAAGCTCTCTCCCGACCAGATCAGTCTTTGGGAAGAAGCGCTGGATACCGAAATCGCGGCGATGGAAAGCCTCCTCGAAACCGTTCTGGAAGACAGTGCGGCCGTGACCGCTGGCCGTGCAGAGGGAGCAGCCGCCGACGCGCAGACCGTAACGGTCCCCGCCCGTCCCGTACGCCGGCACCCCGGCCGCATGGCGATCCCCGCCCATCTGCCCCGGGTAGAAGTACGTCACGATCCCAAGACTTGCACTTGCGCGCAATGTGGGGGTCCACTTGAAACGGTCGGGGAAGAGATCAGCGAAAAACTGGATTATATCCCCGGACGCTTCCAGGTGATTCGCCATATCCGCCCCAAACTGGCCTGCCGCCCCTGCGGTACCCTCGAAAGTCCGGCATTACCGGCACAGGTGATTGACAAGGGCTTGCCCACGGCGCGCCTAGTGGCCCATGTGATGACGGCGAAACACGTGGATCACCTGCCTTTGTACCGGCAGGGAACCCAGTACCAGCGAGCGGGCGTACCGATCTCTCGCGCCACTCTCTGCAGCTGGCTGGGTCAGGGCGAATACTGGATCAGCATTCTCGCCGAAGCCTGCAAAATGGCCTTGCTGGAAGGAAAGATTCTGCACGCCGACGAGACGCCCTTGCCCGTCCTCAACCCCGGCAGCGGCAAGACGGATAAAGCCTATCTCTGGGTGTATCGCAGCCAGGCGGATGCCCCGCATCCCATCGTGGTCTTTGATTATGCCCCGGACCGTAAGGGGATCCACGCGCAGCACTTTCTGGGTGACTGGCAAGGCATCCTCCAGACCGATGACTATGGGGGGTATGATGCCCTCTACCGCAAGGAACAGATCATCGAAGCGGGATGCTGGGCGCATGTCCGCCGCCACTTCTATGACGTGGAACAGCGGGGTCCCAGTCCGGTAGCCCAGAAGGCCCTGGCCTGGATCGTCAAACTCTACGCCATCGAAGCGGAGATCAAGGAATCTCTACCAGATCAGAAAGTCGCCGCCCGGCAGCAGCGTGCCGGTCCCCTGCTGGAAGCCTTCCATGCCTGGCTCACGGAAACCCAGATGCAGGTGGCGCCGCAAAGTGGCATCGCTAAAGCCATCGGCTATGCCCTCAACCGTTGGAAAGCACTGACGCTCTACCTCGAAGAAGGACAACTCAGCATCGATAATAATCCGGTGGAGCGAGCGCTGCGGGGCGTGGCCATTGGTCGCAAGAATTTTTTATTTGTTGGAAATGATGCCGGTGGCGAGCGTGCCGCGTCCTTCTACAGCATCATCGAAACGTGCAAACTCAACGGCATCGAGCCCTTCGCGTACCTCTGTGACGTGCTCGAAAAGCTCCCGACCTGGCCCAACAAAAAACTCCACGAACTCTTGCCGTGGAACTGGAAAAAATCTGCATTAGCCTGA
- the relB gene encoding type II toxin-antitoxin system RelB family antitoxin gives MNAVLPSIISEFETAEQEASYTAWLRTKVASSLADQRPSIPHDEVMAEMDAIIAEAETSAQRKF, from the coding sequence ATGAATGCCGTTTTACCTTCTATCATCTCCGAGTTTGAGACCGCCGAGCAGGAGGCCAGCTATACTGCGTGGCTGCGTACAAAGGTCGCGTCGAGCTTGGCTGATCAGCGACCCAGTATTCCGCATGACGAGGTGATGGCCGAAATGGACGCGATCATCGCGGAAGCGGAAACCTCTGCTCAAAGGAAATTCTGA
- a CDS encoding PilZ domain-containing protein produces MSLTESDTELALILPHRSGLPLVEYLPLVFLSGADELPLPEPEALGAVEGRSAIVYGPEEDDDGLLCHAQGWDMGDLVLEPTTPANGEIPSYNKALIFLFAKPNLLGFFADWKSFQKGAHHFRRPNLVLTRRARQKQRLRLDGDIIVRRRNGSTLLSKLYDFGPSGASFYTDAADFRSGEMLLAEFEISGCGSCETTATIVRVETLSHSHYGYLVGIYFHLTKAQLQKAEQLYLCKKAEAIRQLSAPERHRWAPPETV; encoded by the coding sequence ATGAGCCTTACCGAAAGCGATACCGAGCTAGCCTTAATTTTGCCGCATCGGTCTGGACTTCCACTCGTGGAATATCTACCACTGGTCTTCCTCAGCGGGGCAGATGAACTCCCACTGCCAGAACCGGAGGCTCTGGGTGCCGTAGAGGGGCGGAGCGCCATTGTTTACGGTCCAGAAGAGGATGATGACGGTCTTCTCTGCCATGCGCAGGGGTGGGATATGGGGGACTTGGTCCTGGAGCCGACGACGCCGGCCAACGGAGAAATCCCCAGCTATAACAAAGCGCTTATATTTCTCTTCGCCAAACCTAATCTTCTTGGTTTTTTTGCGGACTGGAAATCTTTTCAGAAAGGTGCGCATCATTTTCGTAGGCCGAACCTGGTGTTGACTCGACGCGCCCGCCAAAAACAACGTCTGCGCCTGGACGGAGACATTATCGTGCGTCGCCGAAATGGGAGCACACTGCTCTCCAAGCTATATGACTTTGGTCCCAGTGGTGCAAGTTTTTATACCGATGCCGCAGATTTCCGCTCTGGAGAAATGTTGTTGGCGGAATTTGAGATCTCTGGTTGTGGCAGCTGCGAAACCACGGCCACCATTGTCCGGGTAGAAACTCTCTCTCATTCTCACTATGGATATCTGGTCGGTATTTATTTTCACCTGACAAAAGCACAACTGCAAAAGGCAGAACAACTGTATTTGTGCAAGAAGGCGGAGGCCATCCGGCAACTGTCCGCCCCTGAGCGACATCGCTGGGCACCCCCAGAAACGGTATAG
- a CDS encoding lytic transglycosylase domain-containing protein: MILLSQINAECAPMVAPSTMAAIVRVESGGNPLAMWNNSTQSMVIPGSRAQAIRYLRHAMAAGQRVDVGLAQVDTGNFAAFGLRPRNAFNACANLRAGGEILHMDWQQALSSGYRGQQALYHAFEAYNSGRLRGDAQYANRILGAAGVPTSAGCKLAGYKPAGRKPAGCMPADYGGLRTVSWGNQGNAALPSNPFPQFRWLAKPAQAVTPAPSDDSHSWPVLP; this comes from the coding sequence ATGATTTTACTCTCCCAGATTAACGCGGAATGCGCCCCCATGGTCGCACCCTCGACGATGGCCGCCATTGTGCGGGTGGAGTCCGGGGGCAATCCGTTGGCGATGTGGAACAACAGCACGCAGAGCATGGTCATTCCCGGCAGCCGGGCTCAGGCCATCCGGTATTTGCGGCACGCCATGGCCGCAGGTCAGCGGGTCGACGTGGGGCTGGCCCAGGTGGATACCGGGAACTTCGCCGCCTTCGGACTCAGGCCCCGGAACGCCTTCAATGCCTGCGCCAACCTTCGGGCTGGCGGCGAGATCCTGCACATGGATTGGCAACAGGCGCTGTCCAGCGGCTACCGGGGTCAACAAGCGCTCTATCACGCCTTTGAAGCGTACAACTCCGGGCGGCTCCGGGGCGATGCCCAATATGCCAACCGGATACTGGGTGCCGCTGGAGTACCCACGTCCGCCGGCTGCAAGCTTGCCGGCTACAAGCCTGCCGGCCGCAAGCCTGCCGGCTGCATGCCCGCCGACTACGGCGGACTGCGCACCGTCTCCTGGGGCAACCAGGGTAACGCGGCACTGCCGAGCAATCCCTTTCCCCAATTTCGGTGGCTGGCAAAGCCTGCTCAGGCGGTAACGCCTGCACCCTCAGATGACTCCCACTCCTGGCCGGTTCTCCCATAA
- the tnpA gene encoding IS66 family insertion sequence element accessory protein TnpA, with product MKKEEKVAYWRQQVEGFQASGQSVKNYCAQAGIAVATLHYWRKRFADSVQTPLLSAVPEGFLPVTLAAPVRTPVSPVEIHLLSGRSLKLAAPVDTSWLQTLVQILERPCG from the coding sequence ATGAAGAAAGAAGAGAAAGTCGCTTATTGGCGGCAGCAGGTAGAGGGATTTCAGGCGAGCGGACAGTCGGTCAAGAATTATTGTGCGCAGGCGGGGATCGCCGTAGCCACGCTGCATTACTGGCGCAAACGCTTTGCCGATTCTGTACAAACGCCGTTGCTGTCCGCCGTGCCCGAAGGGTTTTTGCCGGTAACTCTGGCCGCGCCGGTCAGGACGCCTGTTTCACCGGTGGAAATTCACCTGTTATCCGGTCGTAGCCTGAAGCTTGCGGCGCCGGTAGATACCAGCTGGCTCCAGACCTTGGTGCAGATTCTGGAAAGACCATGTGGCTAA
- a CDS encoding type IV secretory system conjugative DNA transfer family protein, which produces MVNSIHAPNSTVSDYKIQRLARGGRLKTTLAGVAAGVLGYTLGISYVARDVFPGYQWTDDFIQKAHAYIALPYGWRLYDPLPFLRPMILNIHYPVIHQAFYDAGLPAVVLGILTAGILGKKHKDAQKAVLDNPVHGSAHWAGKSDAIRAALLPSPPPKTVMDSLRPWLGMHPAKGMHPAKGMHPAKGLHPAKGLKGGSDWARWQERREKRKKEAAEWRKRRAEREKKRLSEIPEPTVFDRFDSPHVCYVGAFVENGAATPLQHTGAEHILVFAPTRSGKGVGLVLPTLLDGWMDSVVVHDIKGENFHLTAGYRKAMGHHILKFSPGSVSEEGCHFNPLDAVRVGTQYEVKDVMNIATMIVDPDGKGLNDHWQKTGFALLTSIILHVLYAMPDKTLRGVAAYLNDPTLESVDVAFERMMQTEHDPDEQYGWRDGNGQCSRVHPVIAQSAREMLNKAENEKSGVISTMMSFLSLYRDPIVAKWTEYSDFRIADLQDAEQPVSLYLVTSPEDKNRLKPLIRLVLNQIASQFTAEERLEAKDGRIVAKGKHRLLLLLDEFPSLGKLDVFLDSIAFLAGYNVKLYLITQDIAQLEDEGHGYGKAGAKTIIGNCHIRAAYAPNQVETAKWISDMLGTRTVTMENDNQSFDGSLFGQNKGYSTSLSYQSRPLLTADEVMTLRGPEKEGANIKTPGDMLVFAAGFHPIYGQQLLYFKNPEWLDRASMRWPEKSDSIPGARKDYKAILGESGGTLPIPHIEKKPEGQDPVEEVSEAERAALAAAAGDLDAVAGECKPLAGCKPFAECKPLAGRKPTGDGKYDTSERDAERGVIGGLMGDDGDG; this is translated from the coding sequence ATGGTAAACAGTATCCATGCTCCCAACTCCACCGTCTCCGACTACAAGATCCAGCGCCTCGCCCGGGGCGGCAGGCTCAAGACGACGCTCGCCGGCGTTGCGGCGGGCGTTCTCGGTTACACGTTGGGCATATCCTATGTGGCTCGGGACGTGTTTCCCGGCTACCAGTGGACCGATGATTTCATCCAGAAGGCGCATGCCTACATCGCATTGCCCTACGGCTGGCGGCTATATGATCCCCTGCCGTTCCTGCGGCCGATGATCCTGAACATCCACTATCCAGTGATTCATCAGGCGTTCTATGACGCCGGTCTGCCGGCCGTGGTGCTGGGCATACTCACGGCGGGGATACTTGGGAAAAAGCACAAGGACGCGCAAAAAGCCGTCCTGGACAATCCTGTGCATGGCTCAGCGCATTGGGCGGGTAAAAGTGATGCGATCCGGGCGGCGCTCCTGCCTTCTCCACCGCCAAAGACGGTAATGGACTCCCTGCGCCCCTGGCTTGGCATGCACCCTGCGAAGGGCATGCACCCTGCGAAGGGCATGCACCCTGCAAAGGGCTTGCACCCTGCAAAGGGGCTCAAGGGAGGTTCCGACTGGGCCCGCTGGCAAGAGCGGCGGGAAAAGCGGAAAAAGGAGGCCGCCGAGTGGCGGAAGAGGAGGGCGGAGAGGGAGAAGAAACGCCTGTCGGAGATCCCGGAGCCGACCGTTTTCGACCGGTTCGACTCTCCCCATGTCTGCTATGTGGGGGCCTTCGTCGAGAACGGCGCGGCCACCCCACTCCAGCACACCGGGGCGGAACACATCCTGGTCTTTGCCCCGACCCGATCGGGCAAGGGCGTGGGCCTGGTGCTGCCCACGTTGCTGGACGGCTGGATGGACTCGGTGGTCGTGCATGACATCAAGGGGGAAAACTTCCACCTGACGGCGGGCTATCGCAAGGCCATGGGCCACCACATCCTGAAGTTTTCACCGGGATCGGTATCCGAAGAAGGTTGCCACTTCAACCCGCTGGACGCGGTGCGTGTCGGAACCCAATACGAAGTCAAGGACGTGATGAACATTGCCACGATGATTGTGGACCCGGATGGCAAGGGCCTGAACGATCACTGGCAGAAAACCGGTTTTGCCCTGCTCACGTCCATCATCCTGCATGTGCTCTACGCCATGCCGGACAAGACCCTGCGGGGCGTTGCCGCCTATCTCAACGATCCCACGCTGGAAAGCGTGGACGTAGCCTTTGAGCGCATGATGCAGACGGAGCATGACCCGGATGAGCAATATGGCTGGAGGGACGGCAACGGCCAGTGCTCCAGGGTCCATCCGGTCATCGCGCAATCCGCGCGGGAGATGCTGAACAAGGCCGAGAATGAAAAATCGGGCGTCATTTCGACCATGATGAGCTTCCTGTCCCTCTACCGGGATCCCATCGTCGCGAAGTGGACCGAGTATTCGGACTTTCGCATCGCCGACCTTCAGGACGCCGAACAACCCGTCTCTCTGTACCTGGTCACCAGTCCGGAAGACAAGAACCGGCTCAAGCCCCTCATTCGCCTGGTGCTCAACCAGATTGCCTCCCAGTTTACCGCGGAAGAACGCCTGGAAGCGAAAGACGGGCGAATCGTCGCCAAGGGAAAGCATCGGCTGCTCTTGCTGCTCGACGAATTCCCGAGCCTGGGCAAACTCGATGTGTTCCTGGACAGCATCGCCTTCCTCGCAGGCTACAACGTCAAGCTATATCTCATCACGCAGGACATCGCCCAGCTGGAAGATGAAGGCCACGGCTACGGCAAGGCCGGGGCCAAGACCATCATCGGCAACTGTCACATCCGGGCGGCCTACGCGCCCAACCAGGTCGAGACGGCCAAGTGGATCTCTGACATGCTGGGCACCCGTACCGTGACCATGGAAAACGACAACCAGAGTTTTGACGGTTCCCTGTTCGGTCAGAACAAGGGCTATTCCACGAGCCTCAGCTACCAGTCCCGCCCCCTGCTGACAGCGGATGAGGTCATGACCTTGCGGGGACCGGAAAAGGAAGGTGCCAATATCAAGACCCCCGGCGATATGCTGGTATTCGCGGCGGGCTTTCATCCCATCTATGGACAGCAGCTGCTCTATTTCAAGAACCCGGAATGGCTCGATCGGGCATCCATGCGGTGGCCAGAGAAGAGCGATTCCATCCCCGGAGCCAGGAAAGACTACAAGGCCATTCTGGGTGAGTCGGGTGGAACGCTACCCATCCCCCATATCGAGAAAAAGCCGGAAGGGCAGGATCCTGTCGAGGAGGTGAGCGAGGCTGAAAGGGCGGCATTGGCCGCGGCGGCTGGCGATCTGGACGCCGTGGCAGGAGAGTGCAAGCCCCTCGCGGGGTGCAAGCCCTTTGCTGAGTGCAAGCCACTCGCGGGGCGCAAGCCCACGGGGGACGGGAAATATGACACGTCCGAGCGGGACGCGGAGAGAGGCGTTATCGGGGGTTTGATGGGGGATGACGGCGACGGATGA
- a CDS encoding phospholipase D-like domain-containing protein, which yields MLSIEPQAGPAPIIQVIHSSRRELDVGVYYLSDRKILRALAAAHRRGVDVRVIIEGKPYGMKPWQVRREERTIAATGARWKVAPPRFTSHGNDYSFFHCKYCANGHEVEIGTANFDWSAFHRNREYVDVTRNATVVQAVNAVFNADWTAAQGGNQRAPAYAHRVLVLSPGTSAAQLLQVIDQPGPIDVESEELGPYAPILDALAAKGRNLRMILPASINAKDKRAVAFLREHGCRVRLLSKKPLYMHAKMIAGKSLAFIGSENFTQTSLDNNREMGLLLNGSDIGKLQTQFDKDWARAG from the coding sequence ATGCTTTCTATCGAACCACAGGCAGGTCCAGCGCCCATTATCCAGGTCATCCATTCGTCCCGCCGTGAACTGGACGTAGGCGTGTATTATCTGTCCGACCGCAAAATCCTTCGCGCCCTCGCTGCGGCTCACCGTCGTGGGGTGGATGTGCGCGTCATCATCGAGGGCAAGCCCTACGGCATGAAGCCCTGGCAGGTGCGCCGGGAGGAACGGACCATTGCCGCGACCGGCGCACGGTGGAAGGTGGCCCCGCCGCGCTTCACCAGCCACGGCAATGACTACTCGTTTTTCCACTGTAAGTATTGTGCCAATGGGCATGAGGTCGAGATCGGCACGGCAAATTTCGACTGGTCGGCTTTCCACCGGAACCGGGAGTATGTCGATGTCACACGCAACGCGACCGTGGTTCAGGCGGTCAACGCGGTGTTCAATGCGGACTGGACTGCGGCGCAGGGCGGCAATCAACGCGCACCGGCTTACGCGCATCGGGTGCTGGTTCTTTCTCCGGGGACGTCTGCGGCGCAACTGCTGCAAGTGATCGACCAGCCCGGTCCCATCGACGTAGAGAGCGAGGAATTAGGGCCATACGCACCCATTCTGGATGCCCTGGCGGCGAAGGGCCGGAATCTCCGGATGATCCTGCCGGCCAGCATCAATGCGAAGGATAAGCGGGCTGTGGCTTTCTTGCGGGAGCATGGCTGTCGCGTACGTTTGCTATCGAAAAAGCCCTTGTACATGCACGCCAAGATGATCGCGGGCAAGTCGCTGGCCTTCATCGGCTCCGAAAATTTCACCCAGACCAGCCTGGACAATAACCGGGAAATGGGCCTGCTGCTCAACGGGTCAGACATCGGCAAGCTGCAAACGCAGTTCGATAAGGATTGGGCGCGGGCCGGTTGA
- a CDS encoding EAL domain-containing protein, protein MIIDNSGTLPAFLGLQDSDFQVIDRYRDALDKEASALAHAFYDYLLSHPATAAVFRDFSSARLDALIQKQTEHAKGLLVSRLDRPWRESMRKIGALHHHLGIGPSWIAGAYILYWRHWQKILQVQVPESDRDLLRDALFRLLVGDLMVQLEGYAHASRETDSERLALSNVLMSVLAAPRGKVSLRPEDLLQQICDDLPAKSGSVRLAGYMVSDVMGETLTLEHQAGLLSPGLQLQKSTGDPCWKALGSGQSIIQAVDDPQAPEWIKALRNQVEEIGIFPFGTEDLRGAGLIGVREKGYFQRVGSAYFNAFAHLGELVFLLRNQFLRDPLTALPNRFLFMDFLENARNQTLRHERLLGVAILDLDGFKQVNDRLGHGAGDQVLQAVVQRLQVQLRAGDILARLGGDEFGLILPDLERLDDLDGVSERLLAALREPLEIDGEAASVTGSLGITLFPLDDSDASTLIRHADMALYAAKDAGRDQFQLHSLALDEAMRTEAGTRALLEQALQENRLVLYYQPVVSSAGAVIGVEALIRLQHPERGLIPPAAFFSALDHVRLARPIGRFVLNVALHQAALWQEAGHPLRVSVNISTRHLLDARFLEDLQEMLAKYPGLRPELVEIEITESAPLRDMLEAQRLLVACHRLGVRVALDDFGTGNASLTYLQRLPADSIKIDQSFVRDVIDDPKDLAIVTAVITASRMLGMNVIAEGVETADHVDLLVKTGCNHLQGYFFSKPIPAEDVPAWVAHFRPAPRTKDSLHPLNILSPILEGHILRVQKFIGALRQENPFPAHVIEKDAEEYCHLGLWLRGEGKQRFGATPQFMRLLTRHERLHQVARVAKLHFDAGDADGAMEQGKLLDMENGLLLAELLAMAGESRDNI, encoded by the coding sequence ATGATTATTGACAATAGTGGCACTCTACCCGCGTTTCTTGGCCTGCAGGATTCTGACTTTCAGGTCATCGACCGTTATCGCGATGCCTTGGATAAAGAAGCATCGGCGCTTGCCCACGCTTTTTACGATTATCTGCTCAGTCATCCCGCCACCGCCGCCGTATTCCGGGATTTCTCCAGCGCGCGTCTGGACGCTCTGATCCAGAAGCAAACGGAACACGCTAAAGGCCTTCTGGTCAGCCGCCTGGATAGGCCGTGGCGGGAGTCCATGCGCAAAATCGGGGCTCTGCACCACCACCTCGGCATCGGACCCTCCTGGATCGCCGGCGCCTATATTCTCTACTGGCGCCATTGGCAAAAAATACTTCAGGTGCAGGTTCCCGAGAGTGACCGGGATTTGCTGCGGGACGCCCTGTTCCGTCTGCTGGTCGGTGACCTCATGGTTCAGCTCGAGGGCTACGCCCACGCCTCCCGCGAGACCGATTCCGAGAGGTTGGCCTTGTCTAATGTGCTGATGAGCGTCCTTGCCGCCCCTCGCGGCAAGGTGTCTTTGCGGCCGGAAGACTTGCTGCAGCAAATCTGCGACGACTTGCCGGCCAAGAGCGGCAGCGTACGTCTGGCCGGTTACATGGTGAGCGACGTCATGGGAGAGACCTTAACCTTGGAGCACCAGGCCGGGCTTCTGTCGCCAGGGCTACAGCTCCAGAAGAGCACCGGAGATCCCTGCTGGAAAGCGTTGGGAAGTGGGCAGAGCATCATCCAAGCCGTGGATGATCCGCAAGCGCCGGAATGGATCAAGGCCTTGCGCAACCAAGTAGAGGAAATCGGCATCTTTCCTTTCGGGACAGAGGATTTGCGTGGCGCAGGCCTGATCGGCGTGCGCGAAAAGGGTTATTTCCAACGGGTTGGATCGGCATACTTCAATGCCTTTGCCCATCTTGGGGAACTGGTATTTCTGCTACGCAATCAATTTTTGCGCGATCCCCTTACCGCCCTGCCCAACCGCTTCCTCTTCATGGACTTCCTGGAGAACGCCAGAAACCAAACACTGCGGCACGAGCGGCTTCTGGGGGTAGCGATTCTGGATTTGGACGGCTTCAAGCAGGTGAATGACCGCTTGGGGCATGGTGCTGGAGATCAGGTGCTGCAAGCCGTGGTGCAAAGGCTGCAGGTGCAGTTACGGGCAGGAGACATCCTTGCTCGTCTGGGTGGCGACGAGTTCGGCCTGATATTGCCAGACCTGGAGCGCCTCGACGATCTAGACGGTGTCAGCGAACGATTACTCGCCGCCCTCCGTGAGCCGCTGGAAATCGATGGTGAAGCGGCCAGCGTTACCGGCAGCCTGGGTATCACCCTTTTCCCACTGGATGACAGTGATGCCAGCACCCTAATCCGGCACGCCGATATGGCGCTCTATGCCGCCAAGGACGCGGGCCGGGATCAGTTTCAACTGCATAGCTTAGCCCTGGATGAGGCCATGCGGACTGAAGCAGGGACGCGTGCCCTGCTCGAACAAGCGTTGCAGGAAAACCGTCTGGTGCTGTACTACCAACCGGTCGTGTCCAGCGCCGGAGCGGTGATAGGGGTGGAAGCCCTCATCCGCCTGCAACACCCGGAGAGAGGCTTGATTCCACCCGCAGCCTTTTTCTCCGCCCTGGATCATGTCCGCCTCGCGCGGCCCATCGGTCGCTTTGTCCTGAACGTGGCGTTGCATCAGGCAGCCCTCTGGCAAGAAGCGGGCCATCCACTGCGTGTGTCGGTCAATATCAGCACCCGTCACCTGCTGGATGCCCGGTTCCTGGAGGATCTCCAGGAGATGTTGGCCAAGTACCCTGGCCTGCGGCCGGAGCTGGTCGAGATCGAAATCACCGAGTCGGCTCCTTTGCGAGATATGCTAGAAGCGCAAAGACTCTTGGTCGCCTGCCATCGCTTGGGAGTACGCGTTGCCCTCGACGACTTCGGCACGGGCAATGCCTCTCTGACCTACCTCCAGCGGCTCCCTGCCGATTCCATCAAGATCGACCAGAGTTTCGTGCGAGATGTGATCGATGACCCCAAGGATCTCGCTATCGTTACAGCGGTCATCACGGCCAGCCGCATGCTGGGTATGAACGTGATCGCGGAAGGGGTAGAAACGGCAGATCATGTCGACTTGTTGGTGAAGACGGGCTGTAACCACCTGCAAGGGTATTTTTTCTCCAAACCGATTCCGGCAGAGGACGTTCCTGCTTGGGTAGCCCATTTTCGCCCGGCTCCACGGACGAAAGATTCCTTGCATCCCCTGAATATCCTGTCGCCCATCCTGGAGGGGCACATCCTGCGCGTACAGAAATTCATCGGCGCACTGCGCCAGGAAAACCCGTTTCCCGCCCATGTTATTGAAAAGGATGCCGAGGAGTATTGTCATCTGGGTCTGTGGTTGCGTGGGGAGGGAAAACAACGTTTTGGTGCGACCCCCCAATTTATGCGTCTCCTCACTCGCCACGAACGCCTTCATCAGGTCGCCCGTGTGGCCAAGTTGCACTTTGATGCTGGGGATGCAGATGGAGCCATGGAACAGGGAAAGCTGCTGGATATGGAAAATGGCTTGCTGCTGGCCGAATTGCTGGCCATGGCGGGTGAAAGCCGGGATAATATCTAG
- a CDS encoding type II toxin-antitoxin system RelE/ParE family toxin has product MLPIIWRASARDDLANIIRYIANENLPAARRMKRLLEESVLPTAEHPYLYHISDRVPGLREIVAHQTT; this is encoded by the coding sequence TTGTTACCCATTATCTGGCGGGCCTCGGCCCGCGATGACTTGGCGAATATCATTCGCTACATCGCCAACGAGAATCTGCCAGCGGCGCGGCGTATGAAACGCCTGCTGGAAGAGTCTGTCTTGCCTACTGCCGAACATCCCTACCTATACCACATCAGCGATCGCGTGCCGGGCTTGCGTGAGATCGTCGCGCACCAAACTACATAG